In Pochonia chlamydosporia 170 chromosome Unknown PCv3seq00008, whole genome shotgun sequence, the following proteins share a genomic window:
- a CDS encoding TPR domain protein (similar to Metarhizium robertsii ARSEF 23 XP_011410905.1) encodes MTSHSLPAEHIYCVQAGKKHHDLFTTIYSGENYCGQCGLANPFSSQSQARSRTPARPSPHNEVVKLEDSPPRPVSPASQLLRDRTKSSSSANVGHAQLLPNTVSVLNGADTQARLHAPRQPPFGAVASAASQAIQNSKASTRKPTRQRTGYQWVHISLLLVSLEARYFNGLVVEVPKTVLPLKDTVIKFNSVDLLTWPSFTKTLFEHLRPLPSSINASNKRLWNLSFASAFSGKKIVTVSNTDKYITPSSMLSSGHFSSNQAGQLKVLVVLTSTQVINRQEPITPLRPDKYSTPPKENRKRRIKEEDKTPSLVHKKRIKQEKDIERGNKTKREEIKQEIHVKTEQYDPDTNTSSPGLTCNKLDMEELGEMEHSLSNLVSNSIDNGIRDKNDTEQEAGQEGENKDETKNAMEFVGLSSAGIHESAGGAQVDSTGSMPVKELQHAHSTRFRGTKTPATFASQHRKQKD; translated from the exons ATGACTTCTCATAGTCTTCCGGCTGAGCACATCTACTGTGTACAAGCGGGCAAGAAACACCAtgacctcttcaccaccataTATTCTGGCGAGAATTATTGCGGACAATGCGGATTAGCGAACCCCTTTTCCTCTCAGAGTCAAGCCAGATCTAGAACTCCTGCACGTCCTAGTCCCCATAATGAGGTGGTTAAGCTCGAAGACTCCCCGCCACGGCCAGTCAGTCCTGCAAGTCAGCTTCTGCGCGACAGGACAAAGTCGTCGTCATCTGCCAATGTTGGGCACGCCCAACTACTTCCGAACACTGTGTCGGTCCTCAACGGAGCCGATACACAAGCCCGATTACATGCCCCAAGGCAACCACCGTTCGGAGCAGTCGCATCAgcggccagccaagccataCAGAACTCCAAAGCCAGCACCAGAAAGCCTACGAGGCAGCGCACAGGCTATCAGTGGGTACACATCAGTCTTCTGCTTGTGAGTTTAGAGGCCAGGTACTTTAATGGCCTCGTGGTCGAGGTTCCCAAGACGGTATTGCCTCTAAAAGACACCGTGATCAAGTTCAACTCGGTAGATTTACTTACCTGGCCATCGTTTACCAAGACGCTGTTCGAGCACCTACGTCCACTTCCAAGTAGTATTAATGCCTCCAACAAAAGACTTTGGAATCTTTCTTTCGCATCAGCCTTCTCCGGCAAGAAGATCGTCACCGTTTCTAACACCGACAAGTACATTACACCTTCCAGTATGCTTTCTTCGGGGCATTTTTCAAGCAATCAAGCTGGGCAGTTAAAGGTTCTCGTTGTCTTGACATCCACACAGGTGATTAACAGGCAGGAGCCAATCACGCCGCTGAGGCCAGATAAATACTCGACTCCCCCCAAGGAGAACAGGAAACGGAGGAtcaaagaggaggacaagacTCCGTCCCTTGTCCACAAGAAGCGGAtcaagcaggagaaggacatCGAAAGGGGGAACAAGACCAAAAGAGAGGAAATTAAACAAGAGATTCATGTTAAGACTGAGCAATACGATCCAGATACTAATACCTCTTCGCCAGGATTAACGTGCAATAAGTTAGATATGGAAGAACTAGGTGAGATGGAACATTCGCTCTCCAATTTGGTGTCGAACAGTATCGATAACGGAATCAGAGACAAAAATGACACAGAGCAAGAGGCAGGGCAGGAGGGCGAAAATAAAGACGAGACCAAAAATGCCATGGAGTTT GTGGGCTTATCGTCAGCTGGCATCCATGAGTCCGCTGGTGGAGCTCAAGTAGACTCAACCGGCAGCATGCCAGTTAAAGAACTTCAGCATGCTCACTCTACGCGCTTCAGAGGCACCAAAACCCCGGCGACATTTGCGTCTCAACATAGAAAACAGAAGGATTAA